CCATTTATATACAGTTTTGGGCTAATTTATGATCGTGCTTACTGTAGAGGTTATGAAGATTTGGAAACCCAGTTATCTTGTAATGgtgaaaaatgcattttcttatatAATGAGATTTGGGGATTGGTTAATACGTGTACATTTTTCATACCTTGCTTTGCAATGATAATTATATACGGGCAGATTTTCAAAGTAGCAAGTAGACAAGCAAGAATGATACAGAATATGGAAAGCAAAAAACATAATTtagaagaaagcaaaaacaaactcTCACAAAGCAGAGAAAGAAAAGCTGCGAAAACACTAGGTATTGTAATgggtgtatttgttttttgttggttACCCTACTTTTTTATATGCTTGTATGATGTTCATGTGAAATTTTCAACAGCTCAGCCAGTGATGGAATTTGTTGTCTGGTTAGGTTATACAAATTCTGCTTTTAATCCACTGATATATGGTTTTTTCTATCCCTGGTTTAGAAAAGCTCTGAAAATTATTCTAACATGCAGAATATTTAATTCTAGTTCTTCAACAATAAAACTATATGCCGAATGACAAGGTATATCATGTATGTATTTTCAAGTAAGGTATTATAATCTTAAATATTTtctaaacatataaaaataatacagacaGGGTCCCTAAATAAAACTGGTGTCCTTCTTAACTTTTTTACTTGTCAATATTGTTAAATTGTAATGCCTTCTATTTGGTAAATGAACTGAAGTTGCAgaaaatgttcaattaaaaacatttctaTAAATATACTGTGCATTTCAGCTCTCTAGAAAAATCTGTTACAATGTGTATAAGAAACATACTTTATTTGTCCTACTAAATATGCAGAAATTCAAGAATTATGAAGTCTAAAAGCACTGACATGCTATAATATGCAGGTTTTTAAAGTCCATTCATTTAGTTATCTTCAACCTTATGGATGTAATTgaagtaatgttattgtgtagtattgtatataaatttatacagtatgtggtaaTTATGTGGTAGTGatataaaaatcaaaactttTTAAGTATTTTCCTTATTAAGTCTAAGTAAGTTTACAGGTGTATTATGTTACCTTTTCACAGTTTATAACTTCTAAATATCTGAACACGGTGTTTCAAAAAAGTAAGATACTTAAACTGTAAACTTTAAGATGTTAACCATTAAAGTAGATAATCAACAAGGCCAGTATTATTAGCAATCACTTGGAgtctacaaaattaaaatttacattcTCTGACAGTCAAAGCAGGTCAAGTTAAACATTGTTATATTGTGCATTGTAAGGTACATTGTACTTTTTCTTTGAACACAGCAAAATTGCCTGAGTAAATCACTACTTCCCTGTAAGAACAGGGATTTTTAATACATGCTATACAATTCAcagataattattatttttcttttattttttaatgatagaTCATTTTTACCTAGGAGCTTGTAAATGCCAAGGGAAAATGCTTATACAGACCATGTTAGGGTAAATATTAACTAAAACATAAAGCAGAAGGAAACTAAAGAAGAAAAGGAGATATAAATAACAACTTAAGTATTAATTGGGCAACAAGTTTATATGGAGGTGATTCAGGctaatgtataatgttaattgGTAAGCTTAAGGTTACTCAGTAGTTAATGGTATATTTTAACTAaggtaaaaaacaaagcaaaaatatgtaATTTCTAATAATGGTCTAATTGGTTACTTTGGAACATACTGAAGAATTGATTTATAGAAAATGAA
The sequence above is drawn from the Erpetoichthys calabaricus chromosome 3, fErpCal1.3, whole genome shotgun sequence genome and encodes:
- the LOC114649470 gene encoding trace amine-associated receptor 4-like gives rise to the protein MNTSFPNSDEHCADDIYCYKIPRTDTVRTLLYCLLFFINIVTIGGNFLVIVSISHFKQLHSPNNFLVLSLATADLLLGVCVLPFSVVRSVETCWYMGAAFCRLHTIIDVMLCTVSILHLGFIAIDRYYAVCDPLCYTTKITYRVAGIFVAVGWIIPFIYSFGLIYDRAYCRGYEDLETQLSCNGEKCIFLYNEIWGLVNTCTFFIPCFAMIIIYGQIFKVASRQARMIQNMESKKHNLEESKNKLSQSRERKAAKTLGIVMGVFVFCWLPYFFICLYDVHVKFSTAQPVMEFVVWLGYTNSAFNPLIYGFFYPWFRKALKIILTCRIFNSSSSTIKLYAE